The Candidatus Abyssobacteria bacterium SURF_5 genome contains the following window.
TAAGAGGCGGGCAACCAAAAAAACAGCGGAAAAATCGCAGCTTTGATCCCAAAAGCCAGGAGAAACAGCATTGCCACGGTGGTGATTAGCCCGGGCGACGTCACGGTCGGCAATTGGCGGGCGAGGTCCGCCATATTCAGCGTGCCCGCCATCCCATAGAGAATGCCTACCCCGCTCAAAAACAGCGCGGAAGACATAAGATTAAGCGTAACATATTTCAACGCTCCTTCCAGTTGGGCTCGTTCTCCCCCCAGTTCCATCAGAACAAACGAGGAAATGAGCATTACCTCGAACCAGACATACATGTTGAACATATCGCCCGTCAGGAACGAGCCGCACACCCCCATCAAGAGAACGTGGAGCAACGGGTAATAACCAAACGACTCCCTCGGCTGATCCATGAGTGACAGCGAGTAGATCGCCACGGAGAAGCCGATCAGTCCCGCCATCACCACCATAATCGAAGCAAACAGGTCCGCCACCAGCGTAATGCCGAAGGGAGCCGGCCACCCTCCCATCTGCACCGCCTGAATGCCGTCTTTCCGGACAACCAACAGAAGCAAGATTGAAGAGCCGAAAAGCGCAGTCGCTCCGATAACGTTTACTATCCGCTGAAGGCGGCGTCTGGCCCAAAACAGAAGAAGGACGATTGCCGTAACAAACGGAATCAGCAGGGGCGCAATCAAAAACAGTTTCATGACCGAGCTATTGCCCTTTTTCAGCGCAACACGTCGGTGTTGCGCAGTTGATCCAGGTCTGATGTGCCGGTTGCCTGATGCGTGCGCCGGATGAGAACGACCAGGAAAGCCTGCATTCCGAAACCGATAACAATCGCCGTCAAGATGAGCGCCTGCGGAACCGGGTCCGCATACGGTGTTAAAGGTTCGGTCATTCCCAACGGCACGATCGGAGAATTGCCGCGCACCAGGCCTCCCATGAGGAAAATAAGGAGATTTGCTCCGTGGCTGAGAAGCGCAAGACCAAGAAACAATTTCACGATGCTGCGCCGCATCATCAGGTAAAGCCCGGCTGCATACAGACCCCCGATTATCAACGGCAGAACAATCCCCATTTTCAATCCTCCGCAAGAAGAAAGATGATAGTCAGAACCGCTCCAATCACTACCAGATAAATCCCGGCGTCGAAAAGCAGCGGCGTGCCCACCTTCCAATCATAC
Protein-coding sequences here:
- a CDS encoding Na+/H+ antiporter subunit C, which gives rise to MGIVLPLIIGGLYAAGLYLMMRRSIVKLFLGLALLSHGANLLIFLMGGLVRGNSPIVPLGMTEPLTPYADPVPQALILTAIVIGFGMQAFLVVLIRRTHQATGTSDLDQLRNTDVLR